The following are encoded together in the Platichthys flesus chromosome 9, fPlaFle2.1, whole genome shotgun sequence genome:
- the rorca gene encoding RAR-related orphan receptor C a, whose product MRAQIEVIPCKICGDKSSGIHYGVITCEGCKGFFRRSQQNNAMYSCSRQRNCLVDRTNRNRCQHCRLQKCLALGMSRDAVKFGRMSKKQRDSLYAEVQKHQQSQECAGLAALEDNGDMADLTCPYRRGSSTALSDLDDITTLQGDLLFDLPLTPRDAGGDFCNLDMLGGSAGSSSSSQSSPEQTNFDFVDSNLGIKHEYQLLHDSGLFSHAILNPLPGGCSLLEIECITQSVVKSHIETSQYSTEELKRMAWTLYNPEETRSYQTKSAEVMWQQCAIHITNAIQYVVEFAKRISGFMDLCQNDQIILLKAGCMDVLLIRMCRAYNPINNTLLFDGKFATPQFFKALGCDDLVNAVFDFAKSLSRIQMSEEDMALFSAAVLLSPDRPWLTDVQKIQKLQDKVYVALQRCLQKEGASEEKLAKMVSRLPIMKSICHLHIDKLQFFRLVHRETAYTFPPLYREVFGSEITFPDSTEG is encoded by the exons ATGAGAG CGCAAATAGAGGTCATTCCCTGCAAAATCTGTGGGGACAAATCATCAGGGATTCACTATGGCGTCATCACCTGTGAAGGCTGCAAG GGTTTCTTCCGACGTAGCCAGCAGAACAATGCTATGTACTCCTGCTCACGTCAGAGAAACTGTCTCGTTGACCGGACCAACCGTAACCGCTGCCAGCACTGCAGGTTGCAGAAGTGTCTTGCTCTGGGCATGAGCCGTGATG CTGTGAAGTTCGGTCGAATGTCCAAAAAACAGCGTGACAGCCTGTATGCAGAGGTCCAGAAGCACCAGCAGTCCCAGGAGTGCGCGGGCCTCGCCGCCCTCGAGGACAATGGCGACATGGCCGACCTCACCTGCCCCTACAGGAGGGGCTCAAGCACTGCACTCAGTGATCTGGACGACATCACCACGCTGCAAGGAGACCTACTTTTCGACCTGCCGCTGACCCCGAGGGACGCAGGTGGTGACTTCTGTAACCTGGACATGCTGGGTGGCAGCGCAGGCAGCAGTTCATCCTCTCAGAGTTCACCAGAACAGACCAACTTTGACTTTGTAGACAGCAACCTCGGCATCAAGCATGAGTACCAGCTTTTGCACGACTCTGGACTCTTCTCACACGCTATCCTCAACCCGCTGCCGGGGGGCTGCTCCCTGCTTGAAATTG AGTGTATAACTCAGAGTGTGGTCAAGTCCCATATCGAGACAAGCCAGTACagcacagaggagctgaagagaaTGGCGTGGACCTTGTATAACCCAGAAGAGACACGCTCATATCAGACAAAG tcAGCGGAGGTGATGTGGCAACAATGTGCCATTCACATCACCAACGCAATCCAGTACGTCGTGGAGTTTGCCAAGCGCATCTCTGGCTTCATGGACCTGTGTCAGAACGATCAGATTATCCTCCTCAAAGCAG GCTGCATGGATGTTCTTCTGATCCGCATGTGTCGGGCCTACAACCCCATCAATAACACTCTGCTCTTCGATGGAAAGTTTGCTACTCCTCAGTTTTTCAAAGCTCTCG GCTGTGATGACCTCGTGAACGCAGTGTTTGACTTTGCCAAAAGCCTGAGCCGCATTCAGATGTCCGAGGAGGACATGGCTCTCTtcagtgctgctgtgctgctctcaCCAG ACCGACCCTGGCTCACAGATGTCCAAAAGATACAGAAGTTGCAGGACAAAGTCTACGTGGCTCTGCAGCGCTGTCTACAAAAAGAGGGGGCATCAGAAGAGAAACTAGCAAAG ATGGTGTCCAGGCTCCCAATAATGAAGTCGATTTGCCACCTCCACATCGACAAACTGCAGTTTTTCCGCCTGGTGCACCGGGAGACAGCGTACACGTTTCCTCCTCTGTACAGGGAGGTGTTTGGCAGTGAAATCACCTTTCCAGACTCCACGGAGGGTTAG